The following are encoded in a window of Acidobacteriota bacterium genomic DNA:
- a CDS encoding ParA family protein — translation MIVAIANQKGGVGKTTTAINLASALALRGKSTLLIDLDPQGNSTISFVQRDAAFRSVYETMVDDGCALSDVIRPSPQDNLWIAPARIALAKLEARLVGELDAHFRLKERLDALGERFSYVVIDCPPALGLLTVNALVAATHLLIPIQSSYFALEGTDDLLETVQRVQSRANPGLDILGVLITMHDRRTSLGRDIQHRIREAFGAKVFRTVISKNVRLEEGPAYRESIFTFAPNSTGAADYYSLCEEVMDRV, via the coding sequence ATGATTGTTGCGATCGCCAATCAGAAGGGCGGCGTCGGCAAGACCACCACGGCCATCAACCTGGCCTCCGCACTCGCACTGCGCGGCAAGTCCACCCTCCTCATCGATCTCGACCCCCAGGGGAACAGCACGATCTCCTTCGTGCAGCGCGACGCGGCCTTCCGCTCCGTGTACGAGACGATGGTCGACGACGGCTGCGCCCTGTCGGACGTGATCCGCCCCTCGCCGCAGGACAACCTGTGGATAGCGCCCGCCCGAATCGCCCTGGCGAAGCTCGAAGCGCGCCTGGTGGGGGAGCTGGACGCCCACTTCCGTCTCAAGGAGCGTCTGGACGCCCTGGGGGAGCGCTTCTCGTACGTCGTCATCGACTGCCCGCCGGCGCTCGGCCTGCTCACCGTCAACGCCCTGGTCGCCGCGACCCATCTGCTCATTCCCATCCAGTCGTCGTACTTCGCCCTCGAGGGCACCGACGATCTGCTGGAGACGGTGCAGCGCGTGCAGTCCCGGGCCAACCCGGGGCTCGACATCCTCGGCGTGCTGATCACGATGCACGACCGAAGGACCTCGCTCGGACGCGACATCCAGCACCGCATCCGCGAGGCGTTCGGCGCCAAGGTCTTCCGGACCGTGATCTCCAAGAACGTGCGGCTGGAGGAGGGGCCCGCCTACCGCGAGTCCATCTTCACGTTCGCGCCCAACTCGACCGGTGCGGCGGACTACTACAGTCTGTGCGAGGAGGTCATGGACCGTGTCTAA
- a CDS encoding bifunctional nuclease family protein, translating into MQIEMTIKGLMVDPITNMPIVILRDEGGEHVLPIWVGIFEANAIALQIENVTTPRPMTHDLLRNLISDLNGTVEKIVVCDLKENTFYALIHVRVRGETVAVDARPSDAIALALRVSAPIYVEDVVVRNAKNLDFAPDKADSERLAKWLENLDPEELGKYKM; encoded by the coding sequence ATGCAAATCGAGATGACGATCAAGGGACTGATGGTCGACCCGATCACGAACATGCCGATCGTCATCCTCCGCGACGAGGGCGGCGAGCACGTCCTTCCGATCTGGGTCGGAATCTTCGAGGCCAATGCGATCGCCCTGCAGATCGAGAACGTGACCACACCGCGGCCCATGACCCACGACCTGCTGCGCAACCTCATCAGCGATCTGAACGGAACAGTGGAGAAGATCGTCGTGTGCGATCTGAAGGAGAACACCTTCTACGCCCTCATCCACGTCCGCGTCCGGGGCGAGACGGTCGCCGTCGATGCCCGCCCCAGCGACGCGATCGCGCTGGCCCTGCGCGTGAGCGCGCCGATCTACGTGGAGGACGTCGTCGTCAGGAACGCGAAGAACCTGGACTTCGCCCCCGACAAGGCCGACTCCGAGCGCCTGGCCAAGTGGCTGGAGAACCTGGACCCCGAGGAGCTGGGCAAGTACAAGATGTAG
- a CDS encoding ParB/RepB/Spo0J family partition protein, producing MRHEAHYVETLSASSGKPIGRMVPIDRVDPNPDQPRQVMGDLTELKASIVEKGILEPLIVRPRGERYGIIAGERRYQAAVQIGLTELPVVVRPADESESIELALIENVQRKTLTAFEEAEALRALVERFAYTHEQLAKRLGKSRTSVTETLSLNTMPEEVQRLCRLADITSKSVLLEIVRQRSPEAMLAFIEQITRDGDATRQRARETAASRRGTGRAKPFVYRYAPPNRTFSLRLAFRKTNVPRDQLIAALEGILDDLRRSDARPDQDSGD from the coding sequence ATGCGCCACGAGGCACACTACGTGGAGACCCTCTCCGCGTCGTCGGGCAAGCCGATCGGCCGCATGGTGCCCATCGACCGCGTCGACCCCAATCCGGACCAGCCGCGCCAGGTGATGGGCGATCTGACGGAGCTGAAGGCCTCCATCGTCGAGAAGGGAATCCTCGAACCGTTGATCGTGCGGCCGCGGGGCGAACGCTACGGCATCATCGCCGGAGAACGACGGTACCAGGCGGCCGTGCAGATCGGCCTGACCGAGCTCCCGGTGGTCGTACGTCCCGCGGACGAGTCCGAAAGCATCGAGCTCGCGCTCATCGAGAACGTCCAGCGCAAGACGCTGACCGCATTCGAGGAAGCCGAGGCGCTCCGGGCTCTGGTCGAGCGCTTCGCCTACACGCACGAGCAGCTTGCGAAGCGGCTCGGCAAGTCCCGCACGTCGGTCACCGAGACCCTGAGCCTCAACACGATGCCGGAGGAGGTGCAGCGGTTGTGCCGACTCGCCGACATCACGTCGAAGTCGGTCCTGCTCGAAATCGTCCGGCAGCGCAGCCCGGAGGCGATGCTCGCCTTCATCGAGCAGATCACGCGCGACGGCGATGCGACGCGGCAACGCGCACGGGAGACGGCGGCGAGCCGCCGCGGGACGGGACGGGCCAAGCCGTTCGTGTACCGGTACGCGCCGCCGAACCGGACGTTCAGTCTGCGCCTGGCATTCCGCAAGACGAACGTGCCGCGGGATCAACTGATCGCGGCGCTCGAGGGCATCCTCGACGACCTGCGCCGCTCGGATGCCCGTCCGGACCAGGACTCCGGCGACTGA
- the miaB gene encoding tRNA (N6-isopentenyl adenosine(37)-C2)-methylthiotransferase MiaB: MGRTYAVETFGCQMNVHDSERLAGLLQQAGYEPAAGEEEPALVVVNTCSVRERAAEKLFARLDRYRHRARDERPLVAVTGCVAQQEGSRIVDRAPVVDVVIGTQALTMLPQAIEEAERTRRPQVDTSPYDNVSFPLGVAVRDDPVKAYVTVIEGCNDFCAFCVVPYTRGRERMRPVAEILGEVSAAAAAGHREVHLLGQIVNHYRAPDAPDCDFAGLLERVHEIAGVERIRFASPHPRHVTRRMIEALRDLPKVCKHLHLPVQSGSTRVLGRMRRRHTRERYLAQVDEIRAAVTDIALSTDMIVGFPGETAEDFEQTLSLTEAVRYHSMFSFKYSERPNTLARARMPDDVPEAEKAGRLAALQALQQGIQRELHAAAVGRTVTVLADAPSRRRDGEFAGRTSGNTIVNFPGDPTCIGRLLDVRIERAGPNSLWGTLSPAVEPQTSGDGVGRCKSR; encoded by the coding sequence ATGGGAAGGACGTACGCGGTCGAGACGTTCGGCTGCCAGATGAACGTGCACGACAGCGAGCGGCTGGCCGGTCTGCTGCAACAGGCGGGCTACGAGCCGGCGGCGGGGGAGGAGGAGCCGGCCCTCGTCGTCGTCAACACCTGCAGCGTGCGGGAACGGGCGGCGGAGAAGCTCTTCGCGCGCCTCGACCGGTATCGGCACCGCGCGCGCGACGAGCGCCCCCTCGTAGCGGTGACCGGCTGCGTGGCGCAGCAGGAGGGATCGCGCATCGTCGATCGCGCGCCGGTGGTGGACGTTGTCATAGGGACCCAGGCGCTGACGATGCTTCCCCAGGCCATCGAGGAGGCCGAGCGGACGCGCCGTCCCCAGGTCGACACCAGTCCGTACGACAACGTCTCGTTTCCCCTCGGCGTAGCGGTCCGCGACGATCCGGTCAAGGCCTACGTGACGGTCATCGAGGGCTGCAACGACTTCTGCGCCTTCTGCGTGGTGCCCTATACCCGAGGCCGTGAACGCATGCGGCCGGTGGCGGAAATCCTGGGCGAGGTCTCGGCGGCCGCCGCCGCCGGGCATCGCGAGGTGCATCTACTCGGCCAGATCGTCAATCACTACCGGGCGCCCGATGCGCCGGACTGCGACTTCGCCGGACTGCTCGAGCGCGTCCACGAAATCGCCGGCGTCGAGCGCATCCGGTTCGCGAGCCCGCACCCGAGGCACGTGACGCGGCGCATGATCGAGGCGCTTCGAGATCTGCCGAAGGTGTGCAAGCATCTCCACCTGCCGGTGCAGTCCGGTTCGACGCGCGTACTCGGACGGATGCGGCGGCGGCACACACGCGAGCGCTATCTCGCGCAGGTCGACGAGATCCGGGCGGCGGTAACGGACATCGCGCTGTCGACCGATATGATTGTCGGGTTCCCGGGGGAGACCGCCGAGGACTTCGAGCAGACCCTGAGCCTGACGGAAGCCGTGCGTTACCACAGCATGTTCTCGTTCAAGTACTCCGAGCGGCCGAACACCCTGGCGCGCGCGCGGATGCCGGACGACGTGCCGGAGGCCGAGAAGGCGGGCCGACTCGCCGCGTTGCAGGCGCTGCAGCAGGGGATTCAGCGGGAGCTGCACGCGGCGGCGGTCGGGCGCACCGTCACGGTGCTGGCCGACGCGCCCAGCCGACGCCGTGACGGCGAGTTCGCCGGTCGCACGAGCGGCAACACGATCGTGAACTTTCCGGGCGATCCGACCTGCATCGGCCGCCTGCTCGACGTCCGGATCGAACGTGCCGGACCGAACAGCCTCTGGGGCACTCTGTCCCCGGCGGTCGAGCCGCAAACGAGCGGGGATGGGGTGGGTCGATGCAAATCGAGATGA